The Maylandia zebra isolate NMK-2024a linkage group LG14, Mzebra_GT3a, whole genome shotgun sequence genome includes the window tgatgtggaactggtttggtgtttgtccgtcagatacacgacaaagcactttttttttgcagaacatgcaagcggccgtcgttattgtcgtatttgtcggactaagatgctcttaaatctgggagtaatctgggtcctaaacccccctcttcaggtcaaacgaacgctgcactgagagttaaaaactgtctaaattctttcatctttaataaaacgatcagcattgctgctttaccaggtgtaactatgaagtttaacttccaggcatccatgaaaacaaaatgtattacatttaacggagttagaagttagcagcaagctagcggaagttagctcgctagtttcgctagttacctaagcatgatatagcatgttctgactgagagatttctgaaaaaaatcaaacgtacagctctgctatcacttccaacataaatgaagacaggaaactaaacagcagtgacgtttgtagggttactgaagttgggctagctggtatataatgatgtgctacgtgatcgctagcgacacagctatgttagcataacataaacagtgaagctggaggacgaacactaacacttttccacttataaaagttaacgtgaaggttcctcatggttagagacaaatgcaatcgcatggcaggatgctgtaaacggaccaaacttcagtcaggagaacaactgagataatccatccacaatacgaggttagtcattaatatactgcaacaacatgggaacagagcagctgccagagaattcaacattaatgaatcaatggtacagaagtggaggaagcaagaagaatgagtttaataaagtttgatttatctgactgctttgtttcgcttaatgtgccttataatcaatcccgtccgaaaaatgcgtactgcacactgcagtttaatgttgcaaagcacctctttttaacttcagtggatattatacatggttatgctcagtatatgtcagcccatttctactggaaatgccttttggttaaactttcagcaaggaatttgcatttgcactgttaaatttttataaagctttaatgtacataaaaaccagcttcttgtttaagtgaaaataaatggaaggttgtctttttgcgctagtaatgttgtggagttgtattttgtctcgcatcaattatatcgtcagttatatcgttattgcaaattttcaaatatatatcgtgataaatatttttggccatatcgccctgctctattaAGCAGCTGTTTGGGTTGACTGACAGGTACAGAATAATACACCCAAATGCAAATGTAGAAATGATCCACGTCGTTCttgatattaaaaataaacacataaaacaaactGTTTTAAGTTACTGCTAAATATTTTGCACATAGAAGTTTATTTATCACCATCAAACAAGGTGTAAACATTTTGAGCATCTATGACTGGCGGCGGATTCAAAGATGacaatgaaaactaaaaatGGGAATGATTTCTAAATGAAACAGACAATAAGTGGCACCCCGACACATAAAGAAGAGCATAAAGCATCAGGCGGCCCCTGGCTGATCATTGACTAGTTTTGGATAAATGGCACATGGGTGGCACAGGGGTGCCGTAGTTAGCACCTCATAACTCCCGCCATTTTTTGCTATGAGGACGGGGTTCTTCAGCAAACACTCTAAAGCTTTCCAGGCTAATGAGTTCCTTAATGATATAAATCAAAACTGATTTCTGAACAACCCTAATTTCAAAAATCACTTTTGGCATCGACCTGGCACTGTGAAGGGCACGTGGCTGGAAACTTGAATCCTTTTGGGCGATGGCCAGTCCCCCCTGAAACATGGCATTTCAGGAACACCTTACCCAAGCCATTCAGCCCTGCTAATACAAACACTTTAAACATGCATCTTGTGCAGAGTACATGTGTATGCAACTGTATTACATCATGTCCTACCTGAGTTTTTCTGGTTGGTGATGGGCTTGCCCTCTGTGGGGATAGAGTGCTGGAAGATGTGCACAGTATCCTGTACAGTCTGCCGGTGAAGACAAACCTCCAACGGGTCGATGCAGGTTGACACATTCTGGGCCAGCAGATAACGCGGCTCAGACCGCATCCGCTTAACAAAGGTTGCTACCTTCTCTTGACTCAAACCTTTAGGAACAAGAAGTGGGAAACAGGGAGTGTGATggggaagaggaaaaaaataggaAGGGATGGAGAGGGAGGACAACTAAAGTTAGCACATTATAGAAAAGCTAATATGGCTAGACATTCAGACAGATTGTCTGCATCCAAAAGTGGAATTTCCTACCGCTCCAATTCCCATGACTCAACTGTGCGGTTTAAACATGCACACTTCCCACTTAAGAGCTATCTTTTGAGTACTCATGCACTCAGATGTCAGAAAGATGCCTCTAATACCAGATCGATAGTCATAAACTAAGACCATATGCTTTATTGAACATAACCGCCTGGTGCTTCACTTCTTTTTTCCACAGTCCACACAGAGGTTACATTGAAATCTATAAAAGGTACCCTATACGATTAAGATTAGCCCtctgataaagaataaagaatatTCTGGGTACATGGAGAGGCAGTACCAGCAAAAGAGGACTAAaatgaagaaagctttgtaGTAGCACTACTACAAGTTGCCCCAGGGAGCTGAGGGCTGGTCAGAGCTGGCTGCTGGGATCACTCATCTGGCTCCATCTGTGAGAGGAATGCACTGGAAAGCCCGTCCAGTCCCACTGGATGTGGGTAAGAAGGGGTGTGCGTGTGCACACATACAGAATCAAACTGgcactagtgtgtgtgtgtgttttattccgtcaaataaCAGCATAGAGCAATTAAACATTGAGAGGGACATTGCCTAGTCATGCATGCTGCCTCGAGTTCAAATCTCTTGCTCAGCTGCATTCTGTTATTTTCCATCAACACAAAGCTCAAATGCACTGACCATTGCAGATTAGGACAGTGTCAAATCTCATTAGCTGCTGCGttatcaaaaaaagaaaaatgggagaaaaaaaaaatgtagaagCCAGCCTAAGGCAAAGAGTATTCTGGGAGTGCGGCCTCAGTCATGTGTCAGCGCAACACGGTTTTCCTTAAGCCACAACAGCTAAAAGTTATGACACTGATCAGTATGGATAGATGAGAAGGACATGTGTCAAAGGGTCAGCATGTAATAGTAAAAGCCAGCATCTTATTTAAATAGATATCTGATAGGAgtgtgtgcacctgtgtgtgaagAAACGGGAAAGACTCAGCCCAAACAAAGTTAGTTGGCCAGGCTTTTAGCCAACAACTGAGTGCATGAATGGTGAGGACAGAGATCAGGGTGGCTTTCTATGGAAAGGGGCCAAGCACAGGCAGCCAGGGTGACTTGCAAATTTACACACCAGTGCTCTTACAGCTGGCTTTACATTAGCCAAGCACTTTATTATCACTGCTCCATAGAGCTGGAAtacagacttttaaaaaaaggaaacaggctTAGGAGGTGGTCATTGTTGCTGTCAgcttcacaataaaaaaaaaaagacaatattgaaattcttaatgtttttaatttgtttaatttcaacgtattttttattgttaaatgTTGCTGTGTAAATCAGGGCAGCTGGCTAACACAGACCTTAGGTTCAAGTTCAAAAGTCAACCTTTGCCCATGAGCATAAAAAGAGTTGTAAAACAAAGTAGGGAGTATTCCTCGGCTGATTGGGGTGGTTATTGAGATctactgaaaaataaatgaaactatTCTCTTTTCTGGTAAAAAGCAGGGTTCCCCAAACAGAACTCTCACTTCCATGAATGGCCACGACTTTAAAGAGTCACTGTGGCATTTCCAAGACGAGCTAGCTACTCTCTGGCTAATAAATCCCGTTCCTGGAAAGAGTTCCTAACGCCTGAGCAGAGGAGCAAGATTAATGTATTTAAGATTGTGATGTTGGCACCGTGCTGACAACCCCATAACCCGTCGGGGGGTGAACTGTCAACCTAGCTCACAGAGGGATGGACGGCATAAAGTCGTGCTAGCAGGCTGGCATGCTAACGCAGTGAATGCTAACGGGTTAGCTCGGTCAGCTGTCATTCTCCTGCAACCAAATGCAAGCTCCACTCATCCAGGCAGCCACAAACACTGAGAGGGGACACAGTGACATTCAACCTACCAGTTTCCATGTTGCCGAGAAGCTTGAGGAGCGTCAACTGTTGTCCAGGAAAGTCGCCGGCTCTTTGTTTATCTCACCGACAGTCTGTCAGTGTGACCACGGGGTGCGCTCGTTTATGGACTCCTGGCTAAGTCTTTGACGTGGCGGCTGGGCGGGGTTTGAAAACTGCAGACAACATTAGCTCATGAAGACGATTCACATACTTTATAAGGGCACAGTCCCTTTCCCTGCTCACATTTACATCTCTACTGCACGCATTTTACTCTTTATTTATTCAAGAATATAAAATCTAACTTAGTTTAGTGTAGTTCTACTCAAAATTTAGCTTAAAATTAAAAAGCTGTTATCTGTAACAAAGTAAGgtaataaaacaaatatttttacaCTGTTTTCCTAATTAGTCAACATTTCCTGCTAGTAGCTTACAAAGGAGTAATTGTTCAGTGTGAACACTTTTTGCCCATGTATGCAAATCATGTTACAGAGAAAGGGACAACATTAGATATACTCAACTTTAGCCAGCATTTTCAGCCTCTGTGGGTTTCTCAGCTAAATCGCATGAATAATAACCTCAGCTATAAATGCAGGCAAAATTAAACTAAAGTAATAACGCTCACTACTGGCgtctgtagttttttttttttttttttagtttctttcCAAAAGGAAGCATCCTTCTCACTTCCTCTGTATTTCCTGCACAGCACTGCGGAAGATAAACAAGCGCTCCCAAAAGTTAAAACTGAAAGATTTACCGCATACGAAACGTCCGGTTTTCAAAATAAGATCACGTGCAGCACTTTTTTAGCGACACAAGCGTCACATAGGACTTAGCAGGAAATGGGGACTGTATGTGCTTTAATCGCTTACATGCGAGTATATTCCCTTCAAAGGTAACCAAAGCGTTTACTTTGAAGATTTGTTGTACGCTGAGAATGGGCTTGCAGTTGTACTCCGAGTGGAAAATCCCTACCTGCGCGTTAATAGTACAACAGAAACGTAATCGTAAAAAACTTTCCCCAGGCTATTTTCTGAAATAAAGAGAACACAAGCACTTTCGCCATAGTAACAGCGGTAAACTATGCAGCCAATGCAAGTGGGTCGTTCCTAATATTTGGTGCCACCTGTGAAGCCCACCCGTGACAGAATATAGTGTATTTGTGGAAAAGTTATTTCTGCAAGCTTGTCTTACACTATTAACCCCTTTCTATCATATACATCAATTATACGCTACCCAAACCGTTAATTTCTGTAAAatattcagtgttttcttttttaattatttatttctagTAGGAGTAGTGCTTGTTTGGCTTCTGAAGTGGGAGATGCCAAAGTTTGAAAACCACCGAGCTAGTGAGCTATTCAGCTTCAGCTGTCAGAGATCTGTAAACTCCAAATAACCACATAATCAGCCATCTATGCCTTAATCAAGGTCTCTGGACTAAAATGTTAATCAAGACCTGCACAGAAATGAGAAGGAGAAGGATTTGCTGGTTTCTGTTCTCTTTTGTCTCTTCATGTTATAGTTCTCTGAAGCCAGCCCCTTTCCTGCAGGAAATTTTATATTCCTGTTCATGAGATCACTGCTTCCCGTATTTCAgttttgcgtgtgtgtgcttgtgcctgcatgtgtgggtaAGTGTTCACTTCCTTCATCTCTGACCGGATTGGAACAACAGCAGGAGAAAGGAAATACAACATAATTACTGAGTAAAAGAAAGTGAAATACCGTGAGCCCACTCTGATTTCCAGAAAGTGTGGCAGCATTTAAGAATCAGCCGTAAAATGTAAGCACAAACTCTCTTAGGGGAAGTGATGAACGGCAGACAAAAACACCGTTAAACACATCTTTACAGTCAGACATGTATACCTATCTCCTCGGTGTCATCAGCTTCGTCTATGTCTTCCATTCTGGTAAGTGATCTCCTTTTGAAACTCTGACCAAAGTTCTCATTACATAAAAGAAAGTCTCTCTTCTTGccttaagttttgttttttttgttgtttttttctggggggggggggggggggggggttgttttgttAAAGCACTCGTGTGAACTCTCCATCTTCAGTATTCTATAATAAGATGCCATTTGCCATGTGTTTGCCTTAAAAGCTGTGGTAATCACGGTCATGCCAAAGCGCACTGCGTGCGTCTAGTTCTTTGACATGTTTGTTAAGCTCCGTGCCTTTTAAATGTGGCCGCCATATGCGTATTTTATTCTGAATGACGTGTGTTTCACTGCATATGGAAATTAGCAGATGTACCaagttaaacaaaaacatgtgcgtgtgtgtttatgttcgCTGATTATTAATGTGTTTTAGTGGTTATAATCTAACCAGATTGGGACAAAGGAGCACCAAACTGCACGAGTTTCCTTGGCTACACATTCATGTTCCGCTACAGTGACTTAAATCTAAATTCCTTCTTTTAGGTCTCTGTGCTGAAGAATGCCAGCTTAGTATTTTGGCAAAACGCGAGATGTATTATGTGCCAGAAGGGGGCATCTTGTCATTGTCCTGTGTAGTTCAGCACTGTGGAAACAACTGGACCGGTGCCTGGATGTGGGAAAATTCAACATATGATGTTAGGAAGCCTGTGAAGGAAAGCGAGAGACACCATTTGACCAACAAGACAATTTCAGCCAGTCAGACAAAGCTATTCTTAAACATCCAGAGTGTCAACCAGTCGGATGAAGGTTCCTATGGATGCATGGTTGTTTGGGATATAGGTATAAATGAAAATGGACATCACACGCACGTGAACATTACTGCAGGTACAGAGAATGACATATAATGAAGTGCATCACAGTGCATCTGCATTTTGGCCAGCAGGTCTTACTGCTTGTCATGTATCCTCCTCATCATATAGCTCTCGTCACAGGTCCCTCTCCAAGGAAACTCCTGCACAGGGTTTTGATCTGTGCTTGTGCATTACTCTGCCTTCCCATCATCCTGGAATTGGCTCGCTGTCTGAGCTCAGAGGTCAAACCACAGCCACTTCCCAGGGCAGAGGTCATATATGAAGTTCCATATGCAGCCCAACAAACCATCTCGGCTCCACAACCTCCACCTCGATGCCCGGTACCACAGAAATGCAAAACACCCCCTCCCAAAGGTATATCCTGTGTGTTTCCTTTTGTTAACCTGTTATGAGGCAATACTCAGAACGGCAATTTTTACCA containing:
- the si:dkey-52l18.4 gene encoding uncharacterized protein si:dkey-52l18.4 isoform X1, with translation MYTYLLGVISFVYVFHSGLCAEECQLSILAKREMYYVPEGGILSLSCVVQHCGNNWTGAWMWENSTYDVRKPVKESERHHLTNKTISASQTKLFLNIQSVNQSDEGSYGCMVVWDIGINENGHHTHVNITAALVTGPSPRKLLHRVLICACALLCLPIILELARCLSSEVKPQPLPRAEVIYEVPYAAQQTISAPQPPPRCPVPQKCKTPPPKVPPKVKRKPEVMYAVISEGALKQQGATRQPAHSATVYSSLRFDNH
- the si:dkey-52l18.4 gene encoding uncharacterized protein si:dkey-52l18.4 isoform X2, translated to MYTYLLGVISFVYVFHSGLCAEECQLSILAKREMYYVPEGGILSLSCVVQHCGNNWTGAWMWENSTYDVRKPVKESERHHLTNKTISASQTKLFLNIQSVNQSDEGSYGCMVVWDIGINENGHHTHVNITAGPSPRKLLHRVLICACALLCLPIILELARCLSSEVKPQPLPRAEVIYEVPYAAQQTISAPQPPPRCPVPQKCKTPPPKVPPKVKRKPEVMYAVISEGALKQQGATRQPAHSATVYSSLRFDNH